The Streptomyces sp. Je 1-332 genome has a window encoding:
- the nuoF gene encoding NADH-quinone oxidoreductase subunit NuoF: MTLAAEIDNETSPEKLLAPVLSAFWDEEKSWTLETYRRHEGYEGLRKALAMAPDDLIAYVKDSGLRGRGGAGFPTGMKWQFIPQGDGKPHYLVVNADESEPGTCKDIPLLFANPHSLIEGIVIACYAIRSSHAFIYLRGEVVPVLRRLHEAVREAKEAGFLGENILGSGLDLELTVHAGAGAYICGEETALLDSLEGRRGQPRLRPPFPAVAGLYACPTVVNNVESIASVPAILNRGKDWFKSMGSEKSPGFTLYSLSGHVTSPGQYEAPLGITLRQLLEMSGGMRAGHRLKFWTPGGSSTPMFTDEHLDVPLDYEGVGAAGSMLGTKALQCFDETTCVVRAVTRWTEFYAHESCGKCTPCREGTYWLVQLLRDIEAGKGVMSDLDKLNDIADNINGKSFCALGDGAASPIFSSLKYFREEYEQHITGKGCPFDPAKSTLWADRPSAHSEVNA; encoded by the coding sequence ATGACCTTGGCTGCCGAGATCGACAACGAGACCAGCCCTGAGAAGCTGCTCGCGCCGGTGCTCTCGGCGTTCTGGGACGAGGAGAAGTCCTGGACGCTGGAGACCTACCGACGGCACGAGGGGTACGAGGGCCTGCGCAAGGCCCTGGCCATGGCGCCGGACGACCTCATCGCGTACGTCAAGGACTCCGGTCTGCGCGGCCGGGGCGGCGCCGGATTCCCCACCGGAATGAAATGGCAGTTCATTCCACAGGGCGATGGAAAGCCGCACTATCTAGTTGTCAACGCCGACGAATCGGAGCCGGGGACCTGTAAGGACATCCCGCTCCTCTTCGCGAACCCGCATAGCCTCATCGAGGGCATCGTGATCGCCTGTTACGCGATCCGTTCGTCGCATGCCTTCATCTACCTGCGTGGTGAAGTCGTCCCCGTGCTCAGGCGGTTGCACGAGGCCGTGCGTGAGGCGAAAGAGGCGGGATTCCTGGGCGAGAACATCCTGGGCAGCGGACTCGACCTCGAACTCACCGTGCACGCGGGCGCGGGCGCGTACATCTGTGGTGAGGAGACCGCGCTGCTCGACTCGCTCGAAGGCCGCCGTGGCCAGCCGCGACTGCGTCCCCCTTTCCCGGCCGTCGCGGGCCTCTACGCATGCCCCACTGTTGTCAATAACGTCGAGTCCATCGCGTCGGTTCCCGCGATCCTGAATCGCGGAAAAGACTGGTTCAAGTCGATGGGGAGCGAGAAGTCCCCCGGCTTCACGCTCTATTCGCTGAGCGGCCACGTCACCAGCCCCGGCCAGTACGAGGCCCCGCTCGGCATCACCCTGCGCCAGCTGCTCGAGATGAGCGGCGGGATGAGGGCGGGCCACCGGCTCAAGTTCTGGACGCCGGGCGGGTCATCGACGCCGATGTTCACCGACGAGCACCTCGACGTCCCGCTGGACTACGAGGGTGTGGGCGCCGCCGGCTCGATGCTCGGCACGAAGGCGCTGCAGTGCTTCGACGAGACGACGTGCGTGGTGCGGGCGGTCACCCGCTGGACCGAGTTCTACGCCCACGAGTCCTGCGGCAAGTGCACACCGTGCCGCGAAGGGACGTACTGGCTGGTCCAGTTGCTCCGCGACATCGAGGCAGGCAAGGGCGTCATGTCCGACCTGGACAAGCTGAACGACATCGCCGACAACATCAACGGCAAGTCGTTCTGCGCTCTCGGTGATGGCGCCGCGTCGCCGATCTTCTCCTCGCTCAAGTACTTCCGCGAGGAGTACGAGCAGCACATCACCGGCAAGGGCTGCCCCTTCGACCCGGCGAAGTCGACTCTCTGGGCCGACCGGCCCTCCGCACATTCGGAGGTGAACGCATGA
- a CDS encoding NADH-quinone oxidoreductase subunit G produces the protein MTVLSSNSGSAAGKSAPSGGGEAAVPPEDLVSLTIDGIEISVPKGTLVIRAAELLGIEIPRFCDHPLLDPAGACRQCIVEVEGQRKPMASCTITCTDGMVVKSQLSSPVAEKAQRGVMELLLINHPLDCPVCDKGGECPLQNQAMQVGDPDSRFDGKKRTFEKPVPISTQVLLDRERCVLCARCTRFSNQIAGDPMIELIERGALQQVGTGEGDPFESYFSGNTIQICPVGALTSAAYRFRSRPFDLVSSPSICEHCAGGCATRTDHRRGKVMRRLAQDDPEVNEEWMCDKGRFGFRYAQKPDRLTTPLVRNAETGELETASWPEALEAAAAGLAAARGRAGVLTGGRLTVEDAYAYSKYARVALDTNDIDFRARVHSSEEADFLAARVAGRGRDLDGAGVTYAEVEKAPAVLLVGFEAEEEAPGIFLRLRKAWRKHGQRTFSLATHQTRGLEKAGGTLLPAAPGTETEWLDALSGEVGLERDGATAAEALRAPGAVILVGERLAAVPGGLTAAVRAASATGARLVWIPRRAGERGAIEAGALPSLLPGGRPSTDPRARDEVATAWRVAELPHRYGRDTGQIIEAAATGELGALLVAGVEVADLPDPARAREALSEVGFLVSLELRPSEVTEHADVVLPVAAVAEKPGTFLNWEGRARMFEAALKPDHMTRTLAPTDARVLHMLADAGDVHLGLPDLASARRELDRLGGWDGTHATGPVETAAQPPRPASGEAVLAGHRLLLDQGRLQEGDEALAGTRHAAVARLSAATAAEAGVKDGDVLAVTGSMGATELPLVVTEMPDRVVWLPLNSTGGGVTSDTGACPGDLVRIGPALLPEPSEAPEVTS, from the coding sequence ATGACAGTACTGAGTTCGAACAGCGGCTCCGCCGCGGGCAAAAGCGCTCCCTCCGGGGGCGGCGAGGCGGCGGTTCCGCCGGAGGATCTCGTGTCGCTGACGATCGACGGCATCGAGATCAGCGTCCCCAAGGGGACGCTGGTCATCCGGGCCGCCGAGCTCCTCGGCATCGAGATCCCGCGGTTCTGCGACCACCCGCTGCTCGACCCCGCGGGCGCCTGTCGCCAGTGCATCGTCGAGGTGGAGGGCCAGCGCAAGCCGATGGCCTCCTGCACCATCACCTGCACCGACGGCATGGTTGTGAAGTCGCAGCTCTCCTCGCCGGTCGCCGAGAAGGCCCAGCGCGGTGTGATGGAGCTGCTCCTGATCAACCACCCGCTGGACTGCCCGGTCTGCGACAAGGGCGGCGAGTGCCCGCTGCAGAACCAGGCGATGCAGGTCGGCGACCCGGACTCCCGCTTCGACGGCAAGAAGCGCACGTTCGAGAAGCCGGTGCCGATCTCCACGCAGGTGCTGCTCGACCGCGAGCGGTGCGTGCTGTGCGCGCGCTGCACCCGGTTCTCGAACCAGATCGCGGGCGACCCGATGATCGAGCTGATCGAGCGCGGTGCGCTCCAGCAGGTCGGCACGGGCGAGGGTGACCCCTTCGAGTCGTACTTCTCCGGGAACACCATCCAGATCTGCCCGGTCGGCGCGCTGACCTCGGCGGCGTATCGCTTCCGCTCCCGCCCGTTCGACCTGGTGTCGTCGCCGTCGATCTGCGAGCACTGCGCGGGCGGCTGCGCGACCCGCACCGACCACCGGCGCGGAAAGGTCATGCGGCGCCTCGCGCAGGACGACCCCGAGGTCAACGAAGAGTGGATGTGCGACAAGGGGCGCTTCGGCTTCCGTTACGCGCAGAAGCCGGACCGGCTCACGACGCCGCTCGTGCGCAACGCCGAGACGGGTGAGCTGGAGACCGCGAGTTGGCCCGAGGCCCTCGAAGCCGCGGCCGCGGGGCTAGCCGCCGCGCGTGGCCGTGCCGGTGTGCTGACCGGTGGGCGCCTCACCGTGGAGGACGCGTACGCGTACAGCAAGTACGCGCGCGTGGCGCTCGACACGAACGACATCGACTTCCGCGCGCGCGTGCACAGCAGCGAGGAGGCCGACTTCCTGGCCGCTCGTGTCGCGGGCCGTGGCCGGGACCTCGACGGCGCCGGAGTCACGTACGCGGAAGTGGAGAAGGCGCCCGCGGTCCTGCTCGTCGGCTTCGAGGCCGAGGAGGAGGCGCCCGGGATCTTCCTGCGCCTTCGCAAGGCCTGGCGCAAGCACGGCCAGCGGACGTTCTCCCTCGCCACGCACCAGACCCGGGGCCTGGAGAAGGCGGGCGGCACGCTGCTGCCCGCGGCTCCCGGCACGGAGACGGAGTGGCTCGACGCGCTCTCCGGGGAGGTCGGCCTTGAGCGCGACGGTGCCACGGCGGCCGAGGCACTGCGCGCTCCGGGCGCGGTGATCCTGGTCGGCGAGCGTCTCGCCGCCGTGCCGGGCGGGCTCACCGCCGCCGTACGGGCCGCTTCCGCGACCGGTGCGCGGCTGGTGTGGATTCCGCGCCGGGCGGGGGAGCGCGGCGCCATCGAGGCCGGCGCGCTGCCCTCGCTGCTGCCGGGCGGGCGTCCCTCCACCGACCCGCGCGCGCGGGACGAGGTCGCGACCGCCTGGCGCGTCGCCGAACTCCCGCACCGCTACGGCCGTGACACGGGGCAGATCATCGAGGCCGCCGCGACCGGCGAACTGGGCGCGCTCCTGGTGGCGGGCGTGGAGGTCGCCGACCTTCCCGACCCGGCACGCGCGCGTGAAGCACTCTCCGAGGTCGGGTTCCTGGTCTCCCTCGAGCTGCGGCCCAGTGAGGTCACCGAGCACGCCGACGTCGTACTCCCCGTGGCCGCGGTCGCGGAGAAGCCCGGCACCTTCCTTAACTGGGAGGGCAGGGCGCGGATGTTCGAAGCCGCGCTGAAGCCCGACCACATGACGCGCACGCTGGCCCCGACGGACGCGCGTGTGCTGCACATGCTGGCCGACGCCGGGGACGTACACCTGGGTCTGCCCGACCTGGCGAGCGCCCGGCGCGAGCTCGACCGGCTCGGCGGGTGGGACGGCACGCACGCCACCGGGCCCGTGGAGACGGCCGCCCAGCCGCCGAGGCCCGCCTCCGGAGAGGCCGTTCTCGCGGGGCACCGGCTGCTGCTCGACCAGGGCCGCCTCCAGGAGGGCGACGAGGCGCTCGCCGGTACGCGGCACGCCGCGGTCGCCAGGCTCTCGGCGGCCACCGCGGCCGAGGCCGGCGTCAAGGACGGCGACG
- the nuoE gene encoding NADH-quinone oxidoreductase subunit NuoE produces MTTTPSQQGAGVSLGMPQLPAPDFPADVRARLDADAKEIISRYPDSRSALLPLLHLVQSEEGHVTRTGMAFCAEVLGLTTAEVTAVATFYTMYRRKPSGDYQVGVCTNTLCAVMGGDAIFEQLQEHLGVGNEGTTEDGKVTLEHIECNAACDFAPVVMVNWEFFDNQTPETAKRLVDDLRAGVQVEPTRGAPLCTYKETARILAGFPDERAGAIEASGGAGPASLIGLRLAKGELPQPRVVHPRAGGPQDEAPAEHLSSHDAPQETSASDPDHPAGPTAEEGE; encoded by the coding sequence GTGACCACCACTCCTTCCCAGCAGGGTGCGGGCGTCAGCCTGGGCATGCCCCAACTCCCCGCCCCCGACTTCCCGGCCGACGTACGGGCCAGGCTCGACGCGGACGCCAAGGAGATCATCTCCCGCTACCCGGACTCCCGGTCCGCGCTGCTCCCGCTGCTGCACCTCGTGCAGTCGGAGGAGGGCCACGTCACGCGTACGGGCATGGCCTTCTGCGCGGAGGTGCTCGGCCTGACCACCGCCGAGGTCACCGCGGTCGCGACCTTCTACACGATGTACCGGCGCAAGCCCTCCGGTGACTACCAGGTCGGTGTCTGCACGAACACGCTGTGCGCCGTCATGGGCGGCGACGCGATCTTCGAGCAGCTCCAGGAGCACCTGGGTGTCGGCAACGAAGGGACCACGGAGGACGGCAAGGTCACGCTGGAGCACATCGAGTGCAACGCGGCCTGCGACTTCGCTCCCGTCGTGATGGTCAACTGGGAGTTCTTCGACAACCAGACCCCCGAGACCGCCAAGCGGCTCGTCGACGACCTGCGCGCGGGCGTGCAGGTCGAGCCGACCCGCGGCGCCCCCTTGTGCACGTACAAGGAGACGGCCCGGATCCTGGCGGGCTTCCCGGACGAGCGCGCCGGCGCCATCGAGGCGAGCGGCGGCGCGGGCCCCGCCTCGCTGATCGGACTGCGCCTGGCCAAGGGCGAGTTGCCGCAGCCGAGGGTGGTCCACCCCCGCGCGGGCGGCCCGCAGGACGAGGCCCCAGCCGAGCACCTCAGCTCGCACGACGCACCGCAGGAGACCTCGGCATCCGACCCGGACCACCCGGCCGGACCGACCGCCGAGGAGGGGGAGTGA